TAACGACCCGATTAGTTAACGTGTTGACCCAAAACCCATTATTTCGTGTCATTTCGGATTAGGTTAAAAGGTCGTGTAAGCAATTGCCAGGTTTCAAAATTATCAGTTCCAGCTAAAAACCTGACCACAAGAATTAGATATCAAACTAAACAAAGACAATTGGTTTTCTAGATCTAAACAAATCACCAGGCCTCACCTTTTCAATATTTTCCATCATAACTCCTTTGACTTCTGAGACTTGTGCTTTCACTTTTGATAGCTTGCTGATCTCCTCGGGATGATCCACACAGTATTGCATGTGCTCCTTCAGTTTGGACCTATATTGGCACCAAAATTTGCGAGATTAGAAGACATCATAGGAAAGGTCAACCACATTCAATTCAATAAATGGAAAAGATAAAACAACAGTACCCAAATTCCTTGTTTAGGCTATTTGCAACTGCTGTTGCAGCTTTTCCCCCACCATATCTACCGGTAAAATCCTCCTTGATTCGCTCAAGGAAGGCAATAGGAACTTGTCGACCAACAGCCTCAACTGCAACTACACAATATGCTGTAGCATCGAAGGGGTAAAGTTAGTTCAACTCTTACAGACAGAAAtgtatcaaaattcaaaagaataaaGTGAAACAAACACgaataaaaaaaatcccatcATCCAACTATGCATAATTAAAACTGAAATGTTTTTCGACTGAAAAGTAATTTTACGCGGCTGTTTTCTTTAAACTTCAGAAACTCAAGGTTCTAGTGCATGCCTTAATGTAAGAGAACCGATTTTGACAGATCAATTAATAAGAGCTGTTCACGGTGGCGTATGGTGGCACTACGTTTCCAGAGGCTCCTTAAAGTGAGATCATTCCTGTTCAACTCCTTTAACCTATTCTGTTTCGGTAATGTTGAAAAACTTGGTAGAAACATACATAGCAATAAAACATTAATTCAGATTTGACATTAACGACTTCTTGCCATATTTCCTAAAGCTTAATCTAGTAATTACGAAAACTAGAAGCTAAAATATCTTACTCATTCAACTTATTTAAGCTGAGAGTTTTTTCGTTGGTTAAATCTGATAACAAAAAACAGTTCCAAAGCCATTGGAATGCACAAGTGAATAAGCTTTACGAAATCAGAGGAGACACAAAGCCATGCTCATTCGGCTCAAGAAATCTAGAACTAACATAATTCGGATACAATAGTATTTACTAACTGAATccagaaaattcaaaacccaaTTAAAAACTTCGATCGTGAATTTAATTTTTCCTCTCGTATCCCTATTCAACACTCATATCAATCCTTTTCACCGCACAAACTTGACTCTTTTATCATTATTCACAAACATTTTCTCACCTACCAAACAGCCTAACAAAATCCGAGAAAAACgcacaagaaaagaaattacGAGTTTGAGAATCTATACGAATCTTATCCGACGGCCTCAAAGAGAAAATCTATGCCAATCGAACTAATAATAAACGATTTTCCAAAAATAGCATAGAAACCACGAAGGAAATCCAAATCGAGCAAAATCGGCACATCAAATCCACGATCAATACGCGGATCGGACCggaaactaaaaaaatcaatctgAGGAGATctgacgagagagagagagaaagaggaattACTGAAGCCATTATCGACGAGGTAGTTGAAGGTGTGGCCGTCGCAGTTGTAGGTGAACTTGTTGTTGGTGGCCGGAAGTTTCTGGAGGCACTGGGAAGCTATGCTGGTGAAGTTTCCAGTGAATTCCGTGTACTCTGCGAGGATCACCGTGCCGCGCGCCACGAAGCTGTAGATCAACGATTGCTGCCCCATGGATTCGATCCCCGAAGCCTACCCTATGAGACAGGAAGTGAAGATTCCGGTTGCGGATGAGAGAGAGGCAGCCGAGGGTTTGAGGGTTTTTtggttggagagagagagagagaaccaaaGTCGCGGTGGTTTTAtcgtgatgagagagagagatagagagaggagagagagttttGCTTAGATGAGAAGCTAGGTACGGTAGCGAGGGGGTCTTCGTTGTGAGTTTGTTAAGCTACCCTCCAACTTGACTGGAAATAACGAAAATGCCACGCAGTCTCTGAACTGCTGtcggattttgaattttttggaaACATTTGAATGCTCTTTTCCTACAAAAGTCAAGAAGACGCGCAGAGCCCCTCCCTCTAGAAACCAGAATTTTGAAAACTCGTTCAAATCAAAGGACCTCATCCTATacgtgtttttcttttttctaattttttttggactttaattattattttctttttagattAGAGCAAATTGAAGAACGGAGATATTCTTTGTGCACCGACGTCACTACGATTATTCGAAAACAAGTTGTTACATTGCATATTAATataaagcatgttattgatattttgaaaattttattttgtactcttcaccaatatatttttatttttaaatattaaaaaatttagaatacaaaattaaaatttaaagtgttGATAACAATTTCTcttcaaaaaatattattttgaagTTGAAATGTGTTCCACCAACCATGCTGTATTTCAATGGAAACATATGACCTAAGAACTAATTTCCTCAAGTGAAACCTGAAAGTTGCCGCCAATTATTCATTAATATCAGCACAAACCAATTTCATGACCATATTTTAATTCCCAACCCTaaataatccaattaaaactACCAGAACATGTTCCATGCattgtttaaaagaaaaaactaatgaaaatagcttgaaaactttgagttttaacgaaaatgacaaaaatgtgctaaaagtgaatagtatcaggatggattttttagagtaaaaatatgatttttcgttaaagtgaacaataccgagagcttttcgttaaaactcattCGTTTAATTTGGGATCTTGACAAAGTTTATAGCTTCAATAACAtccacttaaaaaaaaaaggtaaaattatCTCCGGATGATAATCCCAATTTTATCCGTTTATATTCGCATAATGagaaaaacaataatttttaaGTGCGTGTTATCTagatacttttatttttcacacatttttattaattatgtcCTTTAATCTTCTTGATTTGTTCGATCTGACAGCTAAAAATTAAGATGAATTGTGAATTTTCGCTCTAGCATTACTAGATGCGTGGCTCGATATGTTGGAGCTCTTGTTTTCGTTTGTTTCAAGTGGATAATGTTAAAATATATTAGATAAGTGTGTATTGGTTCCTGGATCTTCAAGAATTTGGGCAAAGCCAGATAAAAATGAGTAGACAAAGTTCGTCCGGTCTCGCTCGTACTTGACAAAAACATTACATTTTGCAGCTATTCAATCTGACATCTAATTGTTGCGTGACAAATCCGCCAACCAATTATAAATAgggaaataaaattatatttatctatatATCATTGTCAAGGATTGAAATTTCCGTACGTAGTTTActgccatttttattttttcgttttgaaatatattattgttattatcTATTTGTACGATCATTTTTACTATCTTTCTATAAAACCGACATGTGATGGTAATTGTAGCACTGCTCTTTAAATTTTGTTTGGATAGACTTGATGAATGCTATTTCATTGCCTCAATAATCCAACGCCTTCACCTTCATGGTAATGACATGCACTCATACTTCGTGGTAATGAGTTGTAAATACAAGAATTAAACAAAGTTTACTTGGTGATTTCAATAGGGGTGGgttcgaaaaataaaaaatcgaaaaaaactAGACCGAAAATTGAACCGAGGTTGAAAAAAACTGAATCAAACCGATTCTAGTTGGTTCAATTCGGTTTATGGGGTTTGGAAAACGAACCGAACTGAAGTGTTGTCAAAACTACGttgttttataattaattataaattaatgcTTTTTACTTGAAACAACGTCGTTTGTTCTTCCTCTCTTCAGTCTGAATTGCGTTGCTACGTTTGTATTATAACCCTAATCCTAAACATTGATCCCTCTGTTAGCCTCTGCCCTCTGGACCCTCCTTTCCTTCCTAGTTCCCAGACTCCACCGCTCCACACACCCTCTCTCAACTCAATCAGTCTTTGTCTTTTTCCTTTCTAGCGACCCGTCTCACTCTCAGTCAGTCAGTCTCTCACATCTCACCAATTTGCAAGTGTCGCCGTTTCACTCTCAGTCTCTCATCCCCGTTACCCGCGACCCGCGACTTCCTCTTGTTGTTTCGAGTCTCGACCCACGACTTCCTTTGCAAGGTTAGTCTCATGGTAATTTCTCTCATGTTCTAtagattttcttttcaatttcaattcaagggttttgcaaattttattttcaatttcatgggTTCTGCAGCTTTTCAATTTcatgggttttgtgattttcttttatttttagtgGTTTTTGTTGTTCCTATGATAGTAATGCTTACTATTATTGTCAATTAGAAGAATCTGATTGAAATGCTGTGTTTAACTCAACCAAAcatcaacgaaaaatcaaattaattccTAATATGCGTATCTTCCTTTTCCCTGAACAACTTTGATGCATTGCCGTCACCTTGTCCGATGCCAAGGACACTTTGCGGTCAAATTCACCTTGAGGGCcctataaaaacaaaatgaagctGCAACCGCCTGTACTTATATCCAATGCCAAGGACACTTTGcaattgagagattttttatttttatttttttataaaaagacgATATATTTCTTTCCAATGCCAAGCTAAACAATATAAGAAAAGAAGAGGTCCTCCTCCAGAAGATCACAGATAAACAAAGGAGGATTGCCAAACCAAGTACAATTACTCTCCGAATGAAGAGCAAACCTAGCAATTCTATGGGCTACAAAGTTGGCATCACGGCGAACATAGACAATAGAAACTTCAACAATCATTTCCATAAAGAGCTTGACATCTTCTATGATAAGTCCAATAGTCAACAAATTAGTAGAAGAATCATTCAATGTGGAAACAATCTGAACTGAATCGCTctcaaaaactatattttgtaaaccCCTTTCGATCAAGCCAACTCTAACCACCAACACTTCGATTTGAGCAGGAGAGAACACCTCCTAGAAATTAAATGAGGCAGCCCCAATAAATCCTCCACTAGAGTTGCGGATTACAACACCCAGAGAATTTCAGTTTAGAAACAAAATCCAACCGATTTGATGGAGAAATTTAAATTGCAGTAACAACAATAGTGCATGTGGGAAGAAATATACATAAAGTACCATATGGTGATGAGATACGCGGATCATGGATtgatttaaacaaaattaattggGCGAAAACATATGTCAAAACAATCATATTTTGTAGGTATTACAATATTGGTGTTTTATGTTGTAGTTAAAAGATGTCTTAAAAACTGAACAATTGATGTGACACCGTGTCGAAgaagttttgattcaccatcagAAGATAATATAAGAGAATAAATTTCTTCTCACTAAGCACAATATAATAGCCTTGTTCCACTTCCACCCCTTGCCCTTCGTTGCTCGCCTATTGATATAGTGCACACAAACATCAGAGATGCATCCCATAAGTCAGGAGCTAATAAAATCGCATTGGACtcgtaattttaaaaataaaaaaaaccaacaataTTATGTACGCTAAACGCTAGGGAATACTTTAGTATTGAACATGTTTATCAATGAGattatgaatttatttattcataatatttttttaaaagtaagaattataatattttttaagaaGTACGAATTTTGTTGCCTACTTTTTGATACTATATTGCAAGAATAATACGTGTATTTCATCGCATGGTTGTGccatttattcatttattatgggaagttttaacgaaaagttcgcggtactgttcattttaacgaaaaatcgcatttttacactaaaaagtcaaactggtactattcactttaccctttattttgtctttatcgttaaaactcaaaattttcaaacttttttcattaattttccttttattatgATGGGACGTGTTTTTACGATACAAACAATTGGAATTGTTTAATTTCGTCGTAATCATCATATCTATATTCCTTATGAAAAATTTATTCGAATTAGAGATTGTTAGTAATTtatatgtatcaaataaatttgAAGGTATCGAATGCATATAATTCATCAGATTGTTTCTTGGAAGGTAAAGGGAATATTCTATGGCACTCTGCTTTTGGCCTACAACACTATGAGGAGAATCAATCAACAAAATTAAGGTAAAAGAGGGCAGAAATCACTTTTCCATATCTTAACCATTTGATCACTTTTTACACAAGTTAATGTGGATTCTTTCTTTTGGCTCAAGACTCCCTTATGTCTTACAAATTGTCGAATTTCATCTCCGCCTTTTTGCCTTCCGTAGGGACTGCTCATGCTGAATCCATTTCGATTTCCTCGTACTTTGCCCATCTTCTTCCTGAACGAAGCATTGCTGTTTAAGTTCAGATTCATCTTGGGGGGACTCAGAAAGCAAAATGAAGCTGCAACCGCCTGCACACAGTCCAATTCCAGTTAGGGTCTCTTTGCCAATTAATTCAGATGAAAAGATAAATATTAATTTCCTCTGCAACATcaatcaagaaagaaaaagttgagTACCTGCAGATCAAGTCGGTGGACGTTAAAGATGTCCTTCATAGAGTGTGAATCATAGGCTAATAGATAAGATTTATATGCTTCTTTTGCTGATTTGCGGAGATAATCGTTGCGCTGAACCATCTCCACCTGCATCAAACAGAGCAACACATAAGGTTCCTTGGAAACAGTTGTTGTATGGTAGTAGATTACGATTGAACAACAGAACATTACCAGTTGCGACTGCGCATTTTTCAGCATACTCTCCTTGTATTTATGTTCTTCAACGGGGACTTTTTCATCCTGAACACATAATAACATAAGCAATTGAAATGGAGAACAAGCACCAAAGCGTAACAACCTAAATAAAAGCTTAAGGCCATATATTCAATCAAGCTTGCTTTAAACAGACACCCTTCTGAAAAGCATGgcatttttttttagatttggCTGCTTCCATTCGTTTCTTATTCTTGACTAACCATACCATCAAATAGCGAATAAACTGCATCTCTTCAGGAATGAGGAAAAGGAATGCCTTTCCTGTTCCACCTTCTCCTCGAGCTGTTCGACCAACACGGTGGATATATTCCTGCACAAAGATATCCCATTGTTGTGAAATCTTTTACAAATGGGTAAAACAAATGAACTCAGAAAGCCCAAGAAAATACGGaagaaaacaaagaacatgAACTATAGTGGTTTGCTTATATGCCTATGTCCACAAACCACAAACACAAATCTTCACAATATCGATAATGGGTACAACCAATTATCTTATCAAGCCTCTAGATTTAAGACTCGATGAGCcataaagaacaagaaatatggaaacacCCGTATATCTTTTCTTATCTTTCAGACACTTTGCCCTTCGATATTATGTCACTTTAACTCCTTGAGTTCCTCTCACTCCTCTCTCTGGATGGTATTCCCATTCACCATCTTAAGAGTGGAAGTCTGAATTCTCTCTTTGCTTACTTATGCTTATAAACCAGCAAAGCTCTTTAAACAGCCACAAGAAAGGCATGTTAGAAAATCTAGTCCTAGAACCTGATTACCAAGCATATTAAACCGTGGTTAATTGGGATATCAACTCCAATTGGAAATTGGATTCTTATCCTGAATTAATAATGGATAAAGAAAAATTACTCGatacaaaaattaattgaaatacATTAGTAGAGAAAATTTGGGCACCTTGGGATCATCCGGAGGATCAAACCGCACAATCAAGTCCTACAAGCAAacgaaaaaagaagaataagaTTTACCGTGAACAACTGTTTGTTGCAGTATTGGTAATGTGACAGAGCAGAATCTTATTGGCATAGCATGAAGTTCAAACAAGACATAACAATTGAAGGAAACATACCACGGCAGGAATATCCAGCCCACGAGCAGCAACATCAGTACAAAGTAAGATTCCTTTCTCTGCTTTGCAAAAGTCAAAGAAAGTTTTTGTCCTCTTCTGTTGCTTTTGCTTTCCATGGATATCAAAGCACTCCACATTAATGTATTTAAGAAGTTCAGAGTGGAATTTAACTGAGTTACAAGAAGAGAAGAAGACAATCACTTTCTTAGAACGAGTGGTCTTCAGAAAAGTATATAATCTTGTTACAAGAAGAGAATAAATCTCTTATCGCTGGGCACAATAACATAGCCTTGTTTTAGCCCTTCATTAGTGACCTACAGTGCACATAATCTTGTTAGACTTTAAAGATTTAGAGCtatatcaaaataaacaaagaatgtattaaatacatataagtaGATTTAAATGCATGACAGATATTAACACAAGTAAATTACTAAAAGAATACATGAAACCATCTGGATTCCTACCTTAGTCCTCCCTTCATCCACATCAATCAAAAAAGGATCTTTCAGTGACAATCTAGCAAGATTTTCAACCTACAGGTTTAACAAGAAAAGTATTATCAGAACAAAGCAATTCATGTAGCATATGGGCGCGCACACATGAGTAAACTCAGTGCAAGAAAAATAACTGAACAACTGGTCGATGTGCAGCCTACTAATTCGTGCTAAAATAGATAAACACAATGCAGAAAGCAAAAGATTGACTATTATAAGATAAGGACATGAATATAATGCACAAACCTTCTTGGTTTGGGTTGCTGAAAATAAAGCTGTCTGCCTTTCCTGCACATTCAATAGCTACTTAATAAGTCAAGGGAATAACCATGTAAAATCCATTTTGAATTGCaactaaaacaacaaaaataacgCATCAAAGCTGAATGCTGAATATAATCATACACACTTCACTACATTCTTATCTCTAtctaacaaaagaaaataagaatatgTTGCAAGCTGGATGCATCTATTGTTCAGTGTTGAGTATTTGTAACGCTAGTTAGAATGCCGAATCGTATAGTGTACCTGGGGTAGACGTCTGATAATCTGTCgcatttcttcttcaaaattaTCTTCCAAAATCCTGTCGGTTTCATCAATGACAAGGCACTGCAAGTCCAATAGAACAATGAAACCAGGGATGGTCAATTGTTATGATGTCGGGATGCAAACTTACATCTCAATAAAACATGTTTAGTCCAACCAGACCAAGAGGCTAAATTTTATATCTATCATAACAACCAAAATTGAGAAAAGGGTCAGAAACTACTAACAAGTTTTCAGTAAAGGGAATATTAACCGCTGCAGAATATTAGAGAGTTAAGGAAATCGTGCGTAGAATCATCTTTCAATGAGAAATCCATCGGCAGAAATTAGCCCCACTTTACAAAATAACCAGATACAAATAATTTTGATAGACtacaacaatattatttgatAGACTACAACAATATTTCCATAGAAGAGATGTGAGGAACCTTCAAGTTCTTATATAGAAATCCCTTGGTATTCTGGAGATGGTCAACAAGTCGGCCAGGGGTTGCAACCAATAGATTTACTCCTTTTACAAGAATTTCTGCTTCTCTTCTCCGATTTGCACCACCAATAACCAAGTCGACAGTCTGTGAGTGATACTTGAGGAGGTGCTCTGCCACAGCGTGGGTCTGAATTATTGAGATGAAAATATTCAGGGAAGAATCAAGATGATTTATCGTAAAACTCATAATGCGACAGCACATCGACTAATAAAGCACAAtttctttggttttgtgaagcataaaattttacataaacATTTCCGTTTTCGGACTTCTTTCTAAGAAGTGAATTTCTTAAATTATTGAGCATGTTAACTTTCATATCATGCAAATATGAATACCAAGCCATATTTCAGCCCGCTAATATAGAGGAACTCCATTAACAAGCCAATTTTACAAAACTGCTCTGCAGAATGGAATTATCACTCAAATACAGGCAGGCCTTTATGTTCAACCTAGATATGTAACAGGCATAAAAAAATGATCTTCAATTGGAGCCAGTGAAATAAGACCGACCCCTGTAACATATCAAACCAATAACAAAGAAAGAATGTTCCGGGGTTTGTTTCACCTGAATCGCAAGTTCCCGTGTAGGGCAAATGACAACAACAGCGGTTCCATTACGAGGAGTAAACTTTGTGTGATATAGCAACTCCACAGCTGGTACTAGAAAAGCAAAAGTTTTCTCAGATCCTGTCCTTGCAGCTCCCAGTATATCTTTTCCGATCAATAGTGGTGGGATTGTTCTGGCTTGAATCTGCAGCAGTTGAATTTACTTGTAAATTGCGTTAAGCCAATTTCACCCGAAAAATATACACTAAGTTACACAAATTCTACCCCAAAAAAGCCTTGATATTAGAAGCATGGCAATGTCAATCCATGAATGAATAAGGAGCTAATAAAATCATTGAATTCGACCCCGGAATTTAACTCTTTACCTGAGTCATGTGCTGAAATTTCATATCTTGAACGGCCTTAAAAGTGTTGGAAGACAAATTCAGTGATCCAAAAGACTCTGTGGTCATAATCCCAGACCCTCCACCTCTCTTAACCTtcgtcttcttctcctccttcgcTGCTTCTACGCCTTCGTTTTCCTCTTTTCCCGCTGTTTCCTCTACCttcattctcttcgtcttctcATCTTCccctttgtcttcttcttcttggtccTCCTTACGGTTTTGAGGCTCTGATTCTTCAATCGTACCAGTCGATTCCGACAGTTTCTtcgctctctttctcttccggTTGTTCCTCCGAGCAAGCATTGCGCCTTCCATGGCCACTGGTTCTATAGAATTTGGCAATTTAGGGTTTCCGGTCTGGATTGTACTAGCAAGCGGAGGTTTAGGCTTCTGACTACCATCCACGGGGAAGTCTGGGGTTTTGACTATGATTGAGTGAGGGCCAAGCCAACTCAATTAAATTAGGGAGGTGACTTTTAAATACGAAAACTtacaaaaagtttaaaaaaaaatttagtttttttaataaaaaatgacaaataaaggtgtagtgactATTATTTAGTATCGGGagtattttgttaaaactctcttttTAAAAAACTTTCTTCTTTAATTCTCGTCATcagaataaataaattaaacgaaAATAACCATGTACTAAGAAAAATGATGGGAAAGGTTTAAAAACGTGTTGAAttgtaatttttctttcatacaaCCGATCATCAAATGCAAGCAAATGTTGAGACAGTCAACTTTGATAATCAATCGTCACATAACAAATGCCATCATGCtcttattaacatagagaattGTCATtatcactccaaaaatctcatttggcacttcaaattttctataattagaaagaaaaatatactcgtaaagagtgtataatgagatttttggagtaccaataacagTTACCTTAACGATTTATAATATTTGTTACTTGCTCATAAGAAAAGTGATTGAAGATGAATAGATTGGTTTGGTTCTGACTCTTTGATTGAACTCATTTAGAATCAACTTATGTTTTTCTCTAAATTTCTTACATCTTGGTTTAAATATAACGTTGTATTCAAAAAAACGTATAGCCTGCAAAATGAAATCATAGTTTTTTCAAAAGTTGGGTTTGGTTTGTTTCCAAAGATATTAGAGTGTCCAAAGAAACTGAAAAGTGAAATATAGGTGGCAAGAGAAATTGGGTTGTCGATAGAGTAATAGAATCACTTATCTTATAACGTTATTGAGTAAAATGTCAAACGATATCAATTGATTATATGCTTACACTTCTCCAAAACACAATGAGAATTCTACAAGGAATAAGTTTTTTAAGTGGATTTTTCTGTGCGATACACATCAACGGTCCAGGTGACAAATTATGCTATGTTACAACCAAATTGGCAAAACCTAACTTTTAATCTCAATTCATGCACTTACAAATCGTTGATCTATACATCTTTTCAATCAAAAAGTGTGAAAGCACGACTGACCATAGCAAATACTATAACACAAAAAATCCCACAAACAGATGACCTTGAGCTTGTAGTGTTGTCAA
This genomic stretch from Pyrus communis chromosome 2, drPyrComm1.1, whole genome shotgun sequence harbors:
- the LOC137724448 gene encoding putative vesicle-associated membrane protein 726, coding for MGQQSLIYSFVARGTVILAEYTEFTGNFTSIASQCLQKLPATNNKFTYNCDGHTFNYLVDNGFTYCVVAVEAVGRQVPIAFLERIKEDFTGRYGGGKAATAVANSLNKEFGSKLKEHMQYCVDHPEEISKLSKVKAQVSEVKGVMMENIEKVLDRGEKIELLVDKTENLRSQAQDFRQQGTQMRRKMWLQNMKIKLIVLGILIALILIIVLSVCNGFKC